In the genome of Syntrophales bacterium, the window TTAACCTCCAGAGATACCTGTTCGTCTTCTGCCTGATATATAACTATTTTACCTGTTTCTATTTGCTCATTCATATCTCAACTTTCCCTTTTTCAACCGCCGTTTCCTTACCTGAACAACCTTGGTCATTGCGAGGATAAAGCTTTATCTCTCTCCCACCAATTTCACTGCCATTTCAGCAAATGCTTACATCTCTTCATTTTCCAGAAAACTGTAATAGCCTTTATGATTGAAAATAATATGATCAAGGAGCTTGATTCCCAGGGTTTCACCAGCAGATTTTAATTGTTTCGTCACCTCAATATCTTCGTTGCTTGGTTTTAATCCTCCTGAGGGATGGTTGTGGGCAATGATGATTGCCGATGCTCGGTCAGTAATGGGATCAGCAAAGACTTCTCGGGGATGAACCTGTGTTTTATTGACAAGACCAACTGAAACAACACGGCTTGTAATAACTTCATTAGCGCCATTAACGGAAACACAGATAAAATGCTCCTGCTTTCGGTCGGCAAAATGCTGAATCAATGGAAGCACATCAGCAGGAAAAGATATCTTTAATCCTTCCGGACGAATACGACGGCGGGAGAATTCCAACGCGGCGGCTATCAACGTTGCCTTCGCCGGGCCTACACCTTCAACTTTCTGCAGTTCTTTAAGGTTTGGTTTTTCATCACCGGAATCCAATATCTCCAAAATCCGTTTCGCTACGGACATAACATCATGTCCTTTTGTGCCCTTGCCAACAAGGATAGCCATTAATTCAAGATCGGATAGCGCCTCCGCGCCTTTCTTCTGCAATTTTTCGCGGGGGCGGTCTAATTTGGGGATGTCAGCAATTTTTTTCATGCAAAACCCGCTAATCTTGAAGGATGGATTTTACTTGTTCTTATAAACTTCCAGGAAATCGTCTCTCGATATGCTGGCCTGTGTTAGTATGGTACGCAATGTTGAACCTTTTATTGTACGATGATTGGGTATTGTCATGGGTGTTCGAGTTCCATCAGCGTTCTCCCGTGCCATGGCAATATGATTGTCTTCCCTCACAAGTCGGAATCCTAACAACTCAAAAACCTTGATTACCTTTTTAATGGGAACGTCTGTAGGAAATTTAGTCATTACATGACTACTCTTGTTTCGGCAATAAAGGCTTCCAAAACGGGTGGCTCGTCTTCAAATACTTCTTTTCCAAAGGTTTCAATGTGAAAAGTAATTGCCGACTTTACATCGTTTAGCGCTTCTTCATAGGTGTCGCCTTCACCCACTACTACACCCTTCAATCCGAGAGGGTATGCCACATAAACGTCAGGATGTTTCTCAACAATGATTTTAAATTGTTTCAACATGTTTTCCTCCCATACTGTCTGCAAAATGTTCAAATATTATCACCCATAATTCCAATTTTGGCAACCTCATTCGGTATTTGATGTAACCAAACTCCCGGGCAAAATCCATGATGTCCTGTCTGCTAATCACGTTTGCCTTCCTTCGCCCAGTTGGCTGGCACCCATAAATTCCACGCTGTGATTAGTTTATCCACCGGCATTGATGGGTCAATCTTTGCGTTTCCTTTGGTGAGACGAGTCCGACATGAATCAATCAAACCTTGTTCTGTTGGCGCAAATCGGGTTGCGAGGAAACCTAATCGTTTAAATACCGCGCCATTACCCAAGCGTGATGCATATTTAACCAGCAGGTCTACGTCTTTATCTTTTGACGCCATGTAGGTATTAAACACATCCACCATGGGGCGTAGCCCACCTCCCAAAGCAGGATCATCCAACATATCCAATAGCGTTCGTGTTGGATCAGATACATTTATCTTTACCTGCCCCCGCCAGACGGACCGCATTCCGAACATGACATCAGGAGAAACAGTGCGCAGCAAGAACCCGGTGCCTTTGATCACAGGCTTTCGATTGCGCGGCTTGCGAGTCGTCATGATAACGATGGTTCGAAAAAGCTGTTCAGTCAATTCCCAGTATTCCGCGGCACTCCAGCCACCGATATAACATGGAGAAAAAAGCTGATCGGCAACGATCCATGGATCTTCAAGCGCGATATCGGTAGAGCGTGCTTCGATTGGTATGAAGACGTACAAACCTCTTTGAACGCGCGAGACCCACCCCTGGCTTGCCCAGCGGGACAGCATCTTTGCTGCTCTGTCAGGAGTCAATTGAAGAATATCCGCTACCTGCCGGACCGAAACGGTACCCTTTGTCTCCCGCATGACTTTGGCAAGGCGGTTTCTCGATTCTTTTCCTAATCCTGAAATTGTATCCATAGTATATTAAGGGTGTAGTAATTCACGTATTGTGTGAACTATAGCACATAGGATATACTTTTTGATACTCATTTTTCTATTTATTTTCCTACATCCAATTTCTTCTTCTCTTGAGCCAACGTAAATCTAGAAGAAAGATCATTAACGAGAATTCCTGGTGATATTATTTTGGCTGTTTTGATGAGAAGGTCAGTGTTTTTTTCAATGCTTTCGTAAGAACTATTGAAGAAAGCTATTGCCGTACCTTGAGCTTGTCGTGCTGATTTCATCAATCTATCTTGTTCCTCTTTATCAGG includes:
- the radC gene encoding DNA repair protein RadC, whose protein sequence is MKKIADIPKLDRPREKLQKKGAEALSDLELMAILVGKGTKGHDVMSVAKRILEILDSGDEKPNLKELQKVEGVGPAKATLIAAALEFSRRRIRPEGLKISFPADVLPLIQHFADRKQEHFICVSVNGANEVITSRVVSVGLVNKTQVHPREVFADPITDRASAIIIAHNHPSGGLKPSNEDIEVTKQLKSAGETLGIKLLDHIIFNHKGYYSFLENEEM
- a CDS encoding type II toxin-antitoxin system HicA family toxin, with the translated sequence MTKFPTDVPIKKVIKVFELLGFRLVREDNHIAMARENADGTRTPMTIPNHRTIKGSTLRTILTQASISRDDFLEVYKNK
- a CDS encoding type IV toxin-antitoxin system AbiEi family antitoxin domain-containing protein → MDTISGLGKESRNRLAKVMRETKGTVSVRQVADILQLTPDRAAKMLSRWASQGWVSRVQRGLYVFIPIEARSTDIALEDPWIVADQLFSPCYIGGWSAAEYWELTEQLFRTIVIMTTRKPRNRKPVIKGTGFLLRTVSPDVMFGMRSVWRGQVKINVSDPTRTLLDMLDDPALGGGLRPMVDVFNTYMASKDKDVDLLVKYASRLGNGAVFKRLGFLATRFAPTEQGLIDSCRTRLTKGNAKIDPSMPVDKLITAWNLWVPANWAKEGKRD